ATCAGCAGATGCCAAAGCAGATCTATCACTTGGTAATCTCGTCGTCGTCAATAAGAAATACAGCTTACCGATCGACTACAAACCATCGGATCTCGTCGTACCAAACGTCAGCTTCTCATACTCAGGTGTACTTGAGCAGAGCTACATGCGGGCGCCAGCTGCGAAACAGATGGAAAAGATGTTTGCCGCTGCTAAAAAAGAAGGCGTGACATTAAACGCTGTCAGTGGATTCCGTTCAGGCGAACGTCAAAAAGTATTGTATAATAATTATGTCGCACGTGATGGCAAGGCAGCTGCTGATCAATATTCAGCACGTCCTGGTCATAGTGAGCACCAGACGGGTCTCACTTTCGATATTTCAGCACCAAGCGTTGGTAACGGGTTAACGGCTGCTCTTGGTGATACGAAAGAAGGGAAATGGATTGCGAATAACGCAGCGAAATATGGTTTCATCGTTCGCTACGATCGTGGCTTCCAATCACGGACAGGCTATACGTATGAGCCATGGCACATTCGTTATGTCGGTGTCGATGTCGCGACACAAATTAAAAATAACGGACAGACTCTTGAGGAATATATGAAAGTCGGTCACTAAGAGGTTGGAGGTTGACTATGATTGAAATCATAGGGATTTTAGTTCTTGGCTATCTGCTTGGTTCGATACCGTTCGCACTTCTTGTCGGGAAGTGGGGACACGGGATGGACATTCGCCAACATGGTAGCGGGAATCTCGGAACGACGAATACGTTCCGTGTCTTGGGAAAAAAGGCGGGAATCATCGTATTGATCGGTGATTTCGGAAAAGGAGCCGTCGCAAGTCTCGTTCCCATCTTGATGGGAGCAGATATACATCCGTTGTTTGCTGGACTAGCAGCTGTCATCGGTCACATCTATCCGATCTTCGCGAAGTTCAAAGGTGGAAAAGCAGTTGCAACGTCAGGTGGAATGTTGCTCGTGACGAGCCCTGTTCTGTTCATCTTCCTGCTCGTTTCCTTTTTGACGACACTTCGTCTGAGCCGGATGGTGTCGCTCAGTTCAATCGTGGCAGCAAGTGTCGGAATCGTTGTTTCCATCACGATTGGTGTCTTGACGAACGACTGGATCGTTCCGACGTTCTTTACGGTTCTTGCCTTGTTCGTCATCTTCAAGCACCGCGAGAACATCCAACGGATTCGCCAAGGTACAGAGTCTAAGATTCCACTCTTTGCAAAGAAACCGTCTGAATGAGTCATTAAGACGCATCTACATCTCGTTCATTGAGATGCGGATGCGTCTTTTGTTTGTGGAAAAAGTCGGATAACGGACGAATTCAACGACATTTCATAGGAACTACACGTTTATTTACATCGGATTTACAAGACCTTTACAGATGTTCGATACACTAGAACTAGAACTTGTCTGTGAAGGGGGAAGCGCACGTGTCGTTGTTAGGAGAAGAGCGGAAATCACGCATCATGGAATGGCTGGAAGAGGAAGGGAAAGTCATGACGAAGGATTTGATCGAACGTCTCGATGTCTCGGGAGAAACGGTACGACGCTACTTAGAGGAGCTCGAACGGGAACGGCAGTTGAAGCGCGTCTATGGCGGTGCCATCTATCAAGGAGGAAAACGAGAAACACCGATCTCGCGTCGGACGGATCAGTTGTCTCGCCGTTTAGCGCGTTATGCGAAAGGATGGCTCAGCGATTATTCCTGTATCTTTCTTGGTCGAGGCGAGCCGGTCGAGCATCTGTTGCCGTATTTAACGGGGAATGCGACGATCGTCACGAACTCACTAGTGGTCGCTAGTCACTTGGAGCAGTGCCGCAAGACGGGACCGTTCAAAGGTGAAATTCGGTTACTTGGTGGGACGGTCGATGCCTATGGGCGGACGGTCGGAGTCGAAGTCTTGCAGGCGCTCGATGCCTACGCTTTTGATGCCTGTTTTCTATCGTTTGACGGTGCCGAAATCGAGCGTGGCTTCGTCAGCGATGATATTGAATCCTCGCTGATTCAAAAAGCCGTCATCAGTTGTACGAAAGACGTTTATGCCTTCTTGGCGAATGATGAATTCCAGGGCAATCGTAAATATAAGGTGGCAGAGTTCCGACGTGCGAAGATCGTCCTCAGTCCAGCCTCCTATCCACCATCGTGGGAGATGAAACTGTTCAACGAACGCGTGAACTGGATGGTCGTCTCATGATACACTGATGCGGGAGGGATGTATCATGTTAGAAATCATCGCATCGACCGTAGAAGAAGCGGTCGCAGCAGAACAAGCCGGAGCGGACCGGATCGAGCTCGTTTCCGCATTATCCGAAGGTGGGGTGACGCCGAGCTATGGACTGATTCGTCAAGTCGTCTCGACGGTCGAGATTCCAGTTCACGTCCTCGTTCGACCACATAGTAAGTCGTTCGTCTATTCGAAATCAGACGAAGAAACGATCATCACGGATATCGACTTGATCCGAGAACTCGGTGCTGCCGGGATCGTCGTCGGCTCATTGACCGCAGATGGTCGCGTCGACGAAGGCTTCCTTGGTCGAATCATCAAACATAAAGGGGAACTGTCATTGACGTTCCACCGAGCAATCGATAGTAGTCGCGATATTCTCGAAGCGGCAGAAGTGCTCGCTGATTTTCCAGAAGTCGACCGGATCTTGACGTCGGGTGGTCAAGCGACGGCGTTAGAAGGAAAAGAGACAATCGCGCGCTTGATCGAGGACCATCCGGACTTGATTATCTTACCAGGTTCCGGGATTACGCTTGAGAATGCGGAAGCACTTCTTGAGGCGACGAAGGCATCGGAACTACATGTGGGATCCGCTGTCTTACAAGACGGTATCATTCAAAAAGAACGTGTTGAGGCATTGACGCGACTTCTGCGCTAATCCTATACCGCACGAATCCATTTTTCAAATCTTATGAGATGAGAGAAATGGATTTTTTTGTATGTGTTCGTGACGGATTTTCGACGATTCCGTGACACGTTTGAAAAGCAAAGCGGGATAACTAGGTTTTTCAACGGGACTACGCTAGAATCAAAGATGGAAATAGTGGAAATGAAGGAGTACGACATGAACCCTAAACAATTAAAACAAGACGCCCTTGGTACACTAAAAGGACGCTGGCTGGTCGGGCTAAGCATCTCGATCATCTACTTCCTTATCTTTGCGCTTGCAGCAAGCCGGATGTCCTTTGACCAAGATGACATCGACAGCATGGTCCGTTTCATCGGACTGAACATGGTCGTAACGATAGTCCTTGCTCCGGTGACGGTTGGACGAACGATTGCTTACTTACGCTTCACACGCGGGGAGTCTGCCGGTATCGGAACGTTATTCGAAGGGTTTTCTTCGTTTCGACGTGTTTTCCGGACGATTGCTGCGTATGCAATCGTGACGGTATTGGTGTATGTCGGATCATTTTTGATTTTACCGGCATTGTACTTTTATCTAGCGTATCGCCTCGTCCCGTACATTTTGGTCGACCGACCAGAATTGTCGTTTTGGCAAGTCCTCGGTGAGAGTCGTCGGATGATGAAAGGGCATAAGCGTGAATTGATCATGCTTTACTTGAGTTTCATCGGCTGGGGTATCCTTGCACTACTTAGTACTGTGGGTGTCATCTTCTTGACGCCGTATTTCGATACGACGATGGCACACTTCTATGAACGCTTGAAACCAACACGTCAATCATCCGTCGAGGGATGAACCAAAAAAGCCTGTACGCTACGTCGACTGACGTAATGTACAGGCTTTTTGCTCATTCTACCGAAGCGCGTGAACGTGCAGCGAGCAACAGATAAAGCGCTTGTGTACCGGAATCGGCGTGACCCAGCTCAGCAAGTTGTTCATATAAATCCTTCGTCAGTGCGAGACCAGGTGTCGCGATGCCCATCTCAGCGCCGCGTTCGAGAGCAAGCCGCATATCCTTGATGAAGTGTTTGACGAAGAAACCAGGTGAGTAGTTTTCAGCGATGACGCGTGGAATTAAGTTCTCAAGACTCCAGCTACCGGCAGAACCAGATTTGATCGTCTCGATGAACTGCGTCGGATCAATCCCGGACCGCGTGACGAACAACAGCATCTCCGCTGTTCCGATCATTGAGCCGGCGATTGCGATTTGGTTCGCGAGTTTTGCTGATTGTCCTTTACCAGGACCACCGAAGAGTGAAATCGATTTTCCCATCGCTTCGAATAATGGCTTCGCTTGCGCGAACGCTGCTTCTTCACCACCGACGAGAATAGCGAGTGTCCCGTTCTTCGCACCGAGGTCACCACCTGTGACAGGTGCGTCCAGTGCCTGAAGACCGCGTGTTGCCGCTTCCTGCGCGATGCGTTCTGCAAGAGCTGGACTAGATGTCGTCATATCGACCAGGATCGTTCCGGGTGACGCATAGTCGAGGACTCTGTCTTCGAAGTAGATTTGCTCGACGTCTTGCGGATAACCGACGATCGAGATGACGACGTCGACATCCGTGACAACGTCTTGAATCGTATCGACGATTTCGACACCATCTGCTTCAAGGACAAGTCCTTTTTCTTTCGTACGATTGTATCCTTTAACTGTAAAACCTGCCTTGCGCAGATTGCGGACCATGCCTTGTCCCATGACACCTAATCCGATGAAACCGACTGTCTTCATACATGATTCCCCCTTGCACGTTCCGTGCCGATGAATTGTTGCGTTACGAGCTTATTATACAATGGATTGTCGACGACAAGACGATCATGTGTCCCGATGCCGGAAATCCGACCATCTTCAAGAACGATAATTTGATCGGCATGACGAACTGTCGCGAGACGATGAGCGATGACGAACGTCGTCCGTCCGACCATCAATCGCTCGAGTGCTTCCCGAACGACCCGCTCGGACTCGGAGTCGAGGCTTGACGTGGCTTCATCCAGCAATAGAATTTCCGGATCTCGGAGGAGTGCACGTGCGATCGCAATCCGTTGGCGTTGACCACCAGACAACTTGACACCTCGTTCCCCGATTTCAGTTGCGTACCCCTCTGGAAAACGTTCAATGAACGTATTGGCATTCGCCATCCGTGCAGCCTCACGAATTTTGTCTTCACTGACGTCTTCCGCAAGACCATAGACGAGATTGTCACGGATCGTTCCCGATAAAACAGGGGAGTCTTGGGCGACATAACCGATCGCTTGGCGCCAAGACGATAGCGTTAAATTAGCGATGGATTGATCTCCGAGTCGAATCTGTCCGGATGTCGGTTGATAGAATCGCTCCAGTATCGCGAATAATGTCGTCTTCCCGGATCCACTCGGACCGACGATCGCTGTCGTCTTGCCGCGTGGTAACGTAAAGCTGACATCCTGTAGGATGGGCGTCTCATTGTATCCGAATGATAGGTGATCGACCGTGACGTCCGTAAACGGACGCGGCGCAACAAGCGCTCCAGGTGCTTCCGGTGTCTCATCGAGAAGCTCGATGATTCGCTCTGTCGCCCCGCGAGCCTTCTGTAACTTCGTGATGAATTCAGTCATCGTCACGAGTGGCGTCATGATTTGGAACAAATAGAGTGAGAAGGCGACGAGTTCACCTGCTGTGATCTGGTTCGTCGCGACGCGGTAGGCACCAAAGCCGATGATCAAGATCAACATCGTCGTCAAGGTGACGTTAAAGATTGGCAACAAAAGGGATTGGATTCGTCCTTCCTTGACGCCATAGCCATAAAGATTCTCAATGCGAGTTTTCCCACGGTCGAGCTCATAGGATTCAGTCGCTTGCGATTTGACGAGTCGGACTTCACCGAGCATCTCGGCAAAAAAACCGGATAATCCCGCGAGTTCCTTCTGAGTCTCACGAGATATCTTATGCAACTTCCGCACGAGCGGGATGATGATTAGTAGCGTCACGGGTACAGCGATGACCATGACGAGTGTCATCTGCCAGTCGAGGAAGAACAGAATCGTGATCGCTCCGATGATCGAAACGAGTGATGTCAGCAGGCGGACGAGTTGCTCCGACAGCAATTGCTGGAGTGTCGTAGCGTCACTGTTGAGTCGGGAGACAAGCTCACCAGATTTCGTCTCATCATAGAACGGAATCGATAAGGTCAACAGGTGTTTCCATAGGAGTGTCCGTAAATTAGCGACGATTCGTTGACCGACGATCTGTAACCAATAGATCGATAAAGCATTCGCGACGACTTGGACGACAAAGACGATCACGAACAAACTGATCAGCTGCGGAGTCAGTCGATCGACTGTAAAACCGTCAATCAACGTCTTTAAGAACCAAGGAATGGCGAGGGCAGCCAGTGCTTGGATGACGGAGACGGAAACAGCGGCGGATAATAATCCGACCGGGGGTTTCGTTTTTTCAATAACAGGTAAAAAGATTGGAACGTAGCAGCGTTCATTTCAACACATCCTCTCTTTTCCATTGTCCGAAAGAACGAAGAAACGGTCAAATGGGAAACGCGACTTGACAAGAAATCTTTTGGTTTGTGACACTGATAGTGGAACCAACAAGGGAGGATGCAGATGTCTATTTTCGTAGATGCGGACGGATGTCCCGTTGTCGATCTCGTCGTTCGACACCGACAGGGACGTGACGTCTTTTTAGTTTGTGATACAGCACACCAGATGATGCGGGAGGGGGCGACGACGATTACGGTCGGACAAGGTCCAGATGCTGTCGATTACGCAATCGTCAATCGGATGAAACGTGGCGATCTCGTCGTGACCCAAGACTACGGTTTAGCAGCACTCGTCTTAGCGCGAGGAGGACTCGCAATGGACCAAAACGGTCGTGAGTTCACGAACGATAATATTGATTTATTACTTCATACACGGCATGTCGGACAACAAATCCGACGAGCAGGTGGACGGACGAAAGGACCGAAAAAACGGACACGTGATGCGGATCGGGCATTTGAAGAAGCATTTCGTGCATTAGTGCACACCATCATATAAGTAAGAATGTACTTGAACTGTTGATACAGCAAGGACCATGCTATAATTTGAAACAGGAATGAATTCAGAAAGGAGGATGCACGTTGAAACGAATTTTACGCGACCACTCGAAGGACCGTCCTTACCGATTGCGCCAAGGAACGGTTCCGGCATCAGCTGAGGCACGACTCACTTCACTCGATCAACGTGAAATCAATCGGTTACAACAGAATTTACGGGAAGTCGAACTGAAATTGAAGCAACGTAATGAAATCATGGAAGCGCTAGCGACACAAAATGTCGAAGCGGCCTGTGAGACCGTCCTGACGATTCTGTTGCAACTGCTCGATGTAAAAGAAGGTGCCATCCTCTTGTACCGTCGTGAACAATTGAATCATTTCGTCGCGCAAGGCATCGACGAGATGGAGCTGATCGAAAAAGATCTCGATCAATATTCGGTCTTACGTCGGGCGTTCGTCATGCGTAAATCGGTTCAGTTGCCAATCAGTGAGCAGTTCGAGTCGGCAATCCCGGTCCAGTCTCCAAGCAACGGACAAGTCGTCGGATTGCTTTATGTTCGTCATGCCTTCGCTCAGTTCAATCTAGAGCAAGTCGGGGACTTACTTGATCTATCACGAAAACTCGGGATGACGCTTGAGCGCCATCTGTTGTTCCATCAGATGGAGCATGAAAAAATCAAGACGTATCAGCTACTGGACTCGATTCGGGAAGCTGTCCTATATATCGAGAGTAGCGGAGAACAGATTTATGCAAACCAAGCCTTGTTGAACATGTTTCCCCCGAAGCTCGTCAATCAAGCGCAAGGATTCCGTCATGCGTATGAACGGGCGACGTCGCTGTTTGAACATGTCGATCAGCCGGACGCACTTCATGACTATATCGGTCAACTAATGAACGGGGATATTCCGGGAGAAACAATCGAACTCTCGGCGTTTCGTGGGAACTTATTACTCAGTGCCTACGCTGAACGGATTGCGATCGCGAACGTTGAATGGGGAATGATGCTCGTCTTACGCGACGTGACGAAAGACAAGGAACTCGATCTTAAACAGGCAGAGTTCGTCTCGATCGTATCGCATGAGTTGCGGACACCGCTCTCTTCCATCATGGGCTTTACGGAGTTACTGATGAAACGAGAAGTCGATCCGAAGCGCCAAAAGCGGTATTTGCAGACGATTCATTCGGAAACCGTTCGATTAGCGGAATTGATCAATGATATCCTGGAAATTCAAAAAGGGGAAGATTCGACGCACGGCACGCAAAAAGAACCGCTTGATTTGAAACAGTTGATATTCGAGATGAAGCCGATGTTTGATCTTGCGAGTCAGGCACACCGAATCAGTGTTCAGTTCGAATCAGGAGACTATACGGTATCAGCCAGCAGTGAGAAGATGAAGCAACTGTTTACGAACCTAATCATGAATGCGATAAAATATTCGCCTGAGGGCGGCGCAATCCGGATCAAAGGGTCAAACCAATCGGATCAATTACGGATTGAGATTTCGGACGAAGGGCTCGGTATACCAGAGAAAGCCCTACCTTACATTTTTGATAAGTTTTATAGAGCGGATAATTCGGATACACGTAAAATCGGCGGAACCGGCTTAGGGCTCGCGATTTGCCGAATGATCGTGCTCGATCATGGAGGAGCGATTTCCGTTCAATCGACGGAAGGAAAAGGTAGTACCTTCATCATTCAACTTCCAGTTGACGTATGACCACGACAGAACCAGAAAGGAGGAAGACACGGTGAATAATAACTCACACATTCGTTATGAAGCTTTGCATCCACTCGTCGAAGAAATTCTTGAAAAACTGAGTGAACAAATCGGCGTCAATACATTATTTTTTGCATTAAACGATTCTTACAGCAATTTTGTCGTTAAAGCAATCAACCAAGACCGTCAGTTGATCGAAGAAGGCTCGACCCATGTCTTCCAACATGTCCTCTGTAAGCTGGTCGTCGATGAGACGGATGGGAAGGTCTCGATCAATGAATTGCTCAATGATCCATTGACGGTTAATCATCCGGTCACGAAAGCACTTGGAAACGGTAGCTTTTTAGGGGTGGCGATCAAAAACGCGGAGAACGAGAAAATCGGAACGTTATGTGCCTTTGACGATCAGCCATTTGACTTCAAGGAACAGGATGTTGCGCTCGTTGAACGATACGCGGATATTATCAGTAAATCAATCAACGTCGAAACCTATGTCATCAAAGATGCACTGACAGACGTCTACAACGAACGGTATATGAATCGATTGATTTCGAGTATGACGATTCATCCCGCTTTCATGATGGTGTTGAACCTGGACCGTTTTCATGCAATCAATGCAGCGCACGGATACCGGGCAGGGAATGAAGTACTGCGTGAAATCGCGAGCCGGTTAAAGTATGTTCCTTTACCGAACCATGTCGTCGGGCGGATGGACGGGAATGAATTCGTTGTCCTAGCAGCAATCGAACAGGATCTGGAGTTCGAGCAACATGCAGAAGAATATGCCCGTATCGTCACGGAAGCGATTGAGCAACCGATCGTTGGTGTCGCAGATGAACCGATTCACGTGACGGCTTCGTCTGGCGTCAGTCTCCTGACCGGTGACATGGCAAGCCGTCAAACACAAATTTACGCAGCAGAAGCGCTGATGCAACAGGTCAAACACGATGGGAAACGACGGACCTCGTTCGTTAATCCGAACCGAAATGCGGAGCAACATCCATTTGCATCGGTCCTTGAATCAGAGTTGTCGCATGCACTTGAACGAGGGCAGTTCGAACTTTATTACCAATGGATCGTCGATGCGAAACAAAAACATTATGTCGCGGTTGAAGCGCTTTTACGTTGGAACCACCCAGTGCTTGGCTTCGTCAGTCCGACGGATTTCATTCCGATTGCCGAGAAGATGGAAATTTTCCCGGACATCGGTCGCTTTACGATCTGTCAGGCAATCTTGGATCAACGTCGTTTAGAAGAAACGTTTGGTCGTAAGATTTCCGTCGCCGTCAATCTGTCGGCGAATCAGTTCGAGTCAGATCAACTATTTTCCGAGTTGCTCCGACTGACAGAGGAGTCATACTTCCCGAATGAACGACTCATTCTTGAAATTCGGGAAGAAGTACTGCAGACACGTCGCCGTTTTGCGATCAACCGGTTGGAACAATTGCGTCAAGCAGGCTATCGTTTGACCGTCGATCATTTTGGAAGTCATTACGCATCACTCAATTCGTTATTGCGTTTACCTGTTCAAGCGGTCAAACTTGATCCAATCTTTACGCGTCGCCTCGTCCAAAATCAGTTGGAGCGCTCGATGATTCGGTCTGTTCATTCGTTGACGTCTGTGCTGAACATCGCGCTCGTGATTCAAGAGGTTGAGACCGCGTCTCAACTCCAACAGATTCAACTGCTGGATGAGGACCTTTATGTGCAAGGCTATGAAGTACATCACCCTCAGCCAATTGAACAATTACTCATCGAGGACATCGTTCGCGGGCACGCCGAGGTTTAATCGTTCTTCAGTCGGGAATACTTTAAAATGTGGAACAAGTACATTTTAAGGGGGATGCCAAATGGCGAATCAACACGATAAAGAGACGGATCCGATTACTTCAGGGAACCGCATGACGAAGGATGAGATTGCCGGACGTGATCCGCAAGACCATACGGATGTACCGGAATCTTCAAAAGAGGAAAAAGAATCAAAGCATCAAGAGCAAGAACAAGATGCTGAGAAAACAGAACGATCAGATGACGATGCTTCGAGTGAAGAAGCACCCGATTT
This region of Exiguobacterium acetylicum DSM 20416 genomic DNA includes:
- a CDS encoding DUF975 family protein, with the translated sequence MNPKQLKQDALGTLKGRWLVGLSISIIYFLIFALAASRMSFDQDDIDSMVRFIGLNMVVTIVLAPVTVGRTIAYLRFTRGESAGIGTLFEGFSSFRRVFRTIAAYAIVTVLVYVGSFLILPALYFYLAYRLVPYILVDRPELSFWQVLGESRRMMKGHKRELIMLYLSFIGWGILALLSTVGVIFLTPYFDTTMAHFYERLKPTRQSSVEG
- the plsY gene encoding glycerol-3-phosphate 1-O-acyltransferase PlsY, whose protein sequence is MIEIIGILVLGYLLGSIPFALLVGKWGHGMDIRQHGSGNLGTTNTFRVLGKKAGIIVLIGDFGKGAVASLVPILMGADIHPLFAGLAAVIGHIYPIFAKFKGGKAVATSGGMLLVTSPVLFIFLLVSFLTTLRLSRMVSLSSIVAASVGIVVSITIGVLTNDWIVPTFFTVLALFVIFKHRENIQRIRQGTESKIPLFAKKPSE
- a CDS encoding copper homeostasis protein CutC, with the translated sequence MLEIIASTVEEAVAAEQAGADRIELVSALSEGGVTPSYGLIRQVVSTVEIPVHVLVRPHSKSFVYSKSDEETIITDIDLIRELGAAGIVVGSLTADGRVDEGFLGRIIKHKGELSLTFHRAIDSSRDILEAAEVLADFPEVDRILTSGGQATALEGKETIARLIEDHPDLIILPGSGITLENAEALLEATKASELHVGSAVLQDGIIQKERVEALTRLLR
- a CDS encoding NAD(P)-dependent oxidoreductase; this translates as MKTVGFIGLGVMGQGMVRNLRKAGFTVKGYNRTKEKGLVLEADGVEIVDTIQDVVTDVDVVISIVGYPQDVEQIYFEDRVLDYASPGTILVDMTTSSPALAERIAQEAATRGLQALDAPVTGGDLGAKNGTLAILVGGEEAAFAQAKPLFEAMGKSISLFGGPGKGQSAKLANQIAIAGSMIGTAEMLLFVTRSGIDPTQFIETIKSGSAGSWSLENLIPRVIAENYSPGFFVKHFIKDMRLALERGAEMGIATPGLALTKDLYEQLAELGHADSGTQALYLLLAARSRASVE
- a CDS encoding YaiI/YqxD family protein, coding for MSIFVDADGCPVVDLVVRHRQGRDVFLVCDTAHQMMREGATTITVGQGPDAVDYAIVNRMKRGDLVVTQDYGLAALVLARGGLAMDQNGREFTNDNIDLLLHTRHVGQQIRRAGGRTKGPKKRTRDADRAFEEAFRALVHTII
- a CDS encoding ATP-binding protein, which gives rise to MKRILRDHSKDRPYRLRQGTVPASAEARLTSLDQREINRLQQNLREVELKLKQRNEIMEALATQNVEAACETVLTILLQLLDVKEGAILLYRREQLNHFVAQGIDEMELIEKDLDQYSVLRRAFVMRKSVQLPISEQFESAIPVQSPSNGQVVGLLYVRHAFAQFNLEQVGDLLDLSRKLGMTLERHLLFHQMEHEKIKTYQLLDSIREAVLYIESSGEQIYANQALLNMFPPKLVNQAQGFRHAYERATSLFEHVDQPDALHDYIGQLMNGDIPGETIELSAFRGNLLLSAYAERIAIANVEWGMMLVLRDVTKDKELDLKQAEFVSIVSHELRTPLSSIMGFTELLMKREVDPKRQKRYLQTIHSETVRLAELINDILEIQKGEDSTHGTQKEPLDLKQLIFEMKPMFDLASQAHRISVQFESGDYTVSASSEKMKQLFTNLIMNAIKYSPEGGAIRIKGSNQSDQLRIEISDEGLGIPEKALPYIFDKFYRADNSDTRKIGGTGLGLAICRMIVLDHGGAISVQSTEGKGSTFIIQLPVDV
- a CDS encoding EAL domain-containing protein; amino-acid sequence: MNNNSHIRYEALHPLVEEILEKLSEQIGVNTLFFALNDSYSNFVVKAINQDRQLIEEGSTHVFQHVLCKLVVDETDGKVSINELLNDPLTVNHPVTKALGNGSFLGVAIKNAENEKIGTLCAFDDQPFDFKEQDVALVERYADIISKSINVETYVIKDALTDVYNERYMNRLISSMTIHPAFMMVLNLDRFHAINAAHGYRAGNEVLREIASRLKYVPLPNHVVGRMDGNEFVVLAAIEQDLEFEQHAEEYARIVTEAIEQPIVGVADEPIHVTASSGVSLLTGDMASRQTQIYAAEALMQQVKHDGKRRTSFVNPNRNAEQHPFASVLESELSHALERGQFELYYQWIVDAKQKHYVAVEALLRWNHPVLGFVSPTDFIPIAEKMEIFPDIGRFTICQAILDQRRLEETFGRKISVAVNLSANQFESDQLFSELLRLTEESYFPNERLILEIREEVLQTRRRFAINRLEQLRQAGYRLTVDHFGSHYASLNSLLRLPVQAVKLDPIFTRRLVQNQLERSMIRSVHSLTSVLNIALVIQEVETASQLQQIQLLDEDLYVQGYEVHHPQPIEQLLIEDIVRGHAEV
- a CDS encoding ABC transporter ATP-binding protein, with product MFLPVIEKTKPPVGLLSAAVSVSVIQALAALAIPWFLKTLIDGFTVDRLTPQLISLFVIVFVVQVVANALSIYWLQIVGQRIVANLRTLLWKHLLTLSIPFYDETKSGELVSRLNSDATTLQQLLSEQLVRLLTSLVSIIGAITILFFLDWQMTLVMVIAVPVTLLIIIPLVRKLHKISRETQKELAGLSGFFAEMLGEVRLVKSQATESYELDRGKTRIENLYGYGVKEGRIQSLLLPIFNVTLTTMLILIIGFGAYRVATNQITAGELVAFSLYLFQIMTPLVTMTEFITKLQKARGATERIIELLDETPEAPGALVAPRPFTDVTVDHLSFGYNETPILQDVSFTLPRGKTTAIVGPSGSGKTTLFAILERFYQPTSGQIRLGDQSIANLTLSSWRQAIGYVAQDSPVLSGTIRDNLVYGLAEDVSEDKIREAARMANANTFIERFPEGYATEIGERGVKLSGGQRQRIAIARALLRDPEILLLDEATSSLDSESERVVREALERLMVGRTTFVIAHRLATVRHADQIIVLEDGRISGIGTHDRLVVDNPLYNKLVTQQFIGTERARGNHV
- a CDS encoding M15 family metallopeptidase; this translates as MKKIVTVSTLALLLAGCNPGDQQADDTTKTEQKSDETKQSNDETKKEDTAKDTNKEETNKTDETTKDDTSEEAKQEDNSSDATQENQESSDETKKEEEQKDDTPASENKTEDKKDESTDKPDSSSQDPEQEKPSKPEDETPDVDKSADAKADLSLGNLVVVNKKYSLPIDYKPSDLVVPNVSFSYSGVLEQSYMRAPAAKQMEKMFAAAKKEGVTLNAVSGFRSGERQKVLYNNYVARDGKAAADQYSARPGHSEHQTGLTFDISAPSVGNGLTAALGDTKEGKWIANNAAKYGFIVRYDRGFQSRTGYTYEPWHIRYVGVDVATQIKNNGQTLEEYMKVGH
- a CDS encoding DeoR/GlpR family DNA-binding transcription regulator, which codes for MSLLGEERKSRIMEWLEEEGKVMTKDLIERLDVSGETVRRYLEELERERQLKRVYGGAIYQGGKRETPISRRTDQLSRRLARYAKGWLSDYSCIFLGRGEPVEHLLPYLTGNATIVTNSLVVASHLEQCRKTGPFKGEIRLLGGTVDAYGRTVGVEVLQALDAYAFDACFLSFDGAEIERGFVSDDIESSLIQKAVISCTKDVYAFLANDEFQGNRKYKVAEFRRAKIVLSPASYPPSWEMKLFNERVNWMVVS